The following proteins are co-located in the Salinigranum halophilum genome:
- a CDS encoding glycosyltransferase family 2 protein, which produces MYRNSSVAVVVPAYNEASFIADVLRDVPEYVDRIYAVDDCSTDDTRREIERTAADLNARTGGSFDRVVALAHEENRGVGGAIKTGYERARDDDVDVTAVMAGDGQMDPDELERFLDPIIDGRADYTKGNRLWRRDHWESMSGWRQFGNRLLTLLTRIASGYWEMSDPQNGYTAISKHALETVPLEDLYEDYGFANDLLVHLNVNDLRIADVPHEAVYGDEESDIAYASFVPQLSVLLLRDFCWRLKTNYLVLNFHPTVLCYVLGVVGTVSSAARALATFRPGRESVTRSGAHSERFLSFAVFLLGSLFLVLALVFDMEQNEDLVVRTDGSVRSDDRSEDQHTSGDTHERAPERGRENATERVDDDPFLGREHGPTDASGRHGGGR; this is translated from the coding sequence ATGTACCGGAACAGTAGCGTGGCGGTGGTGGTACCAGCGTACAACGAGGCGTCGTTCATCGCGGACGTGCTCAGAGACGTCCCCGAGTACGTCGACCGCATCTACGCCGTCGACGACTGCTCGACCGACGATACGCGGCGGGAGATCGAGCGGACGGCCGCCGACCTGAACGCACGGACCGGTGGGAGCTTCGACCGCGTCGTCGCCCTCGCGCACGAGGAGAACCGCGGCGTCGGCGGGGCGATCAAGACCGGCTACGAGCGGGCGCGCGACGACGACGTCGACGTGACGGCGGTCATGGCCGGCGACGGCCAGATGGACCCCGACGAACTCGAGCGGTTCCTCGACCCCATCATCGACGGTCGGGCCGACTACACCAAAGGGAACCGACTGTGGCGGCGCGACCACTGGGAGTCGATGTCCGGCTGGCGGCAGTTCGGCAACCGCCTCCTCACGCTCTTGACCCGCATCGCGAGCGGCTACTGGGAGATGTCCGACCCGCAGAACGGGTACACGGCGATCTCGAAACACGCCCTGGAGACGGTCCCCCTCGAGGACCTCTACGAGGACTACGGCTTCGCCAACGACCTCCTCGTCCACCTCAACGTGAACGACCTCCGCATCGCCGACGTGCCGCACGAGGCGGTCTACGGTGACGAGGAGAGTGACATCGCGTACGCCTCGTTCGTCCCACAGCTGTCGGTGTTGCTCCTCCGCGACTTCTGCTGGCGGCTGAAGACGAACTACCTCGTGTTGAACTTCCACCCGACGGTCCTCTGTTACGTGCTCGGCGTCGTCGGTACGGTGTCGTCCGCGGCCAGGGCGCTCGCGACGTTCCGTCCGGGTCGCGAGTCCGTCACACGTTCGGGGGCGCACTCCGAGCGGTTCCTCTCGTTCGCCGTCTTCCTGCTTGGGTCGCTGTTCCTCGTGCTGGCGCTCGTGTTCGATATGGAGCAAAACGAGGACCTAGTCGTACGGACCGACGGGAGCGTCCGGTCCGACGACCGCTCCGAGGACCAACACACCTCCGGGGATACGCACGAACGCGCACCCGAGCGTGGGCGCGAGAACGCGACCGAGCGCGTGGACGACGATCCGTTCCTCGGCCGCGAGCACGGCCCGACGGACGCCAGCGGACGGCACGGCGGCGGGCGATGA
- a CDS encoding metal-dependent hydrolase has translation MWPWEHLAIGYLAFSVLVHLTLRRPPTGAECLLVALGTQFPDLVDKPLAWVFAVLSSGTSMAHSLFVAVPLSVFVLVAARRYGWTAAAAAFVVGYLLHLPGDILYGPLLLGRDVSVDALLWPFVRPPETVTRSVELFGRIEGYVTLYRAAVARPEATAYLLFEATLLGGAVVRWVADGRPFPTLRPGRQ, from the coding sequence ATGTGGCCCTGGGAACACCTCGCGATTGGCTACCTCGCGTTCTCCGTGCTCGTCCACCTCACGCTGCGCCGACCGCCCACGGGAGCGGAGTGTCTCCTCGTCGCCCTCGGGACGCAGTTTCCGGACCTGGTCGACAAGCCGCTCGCGTGGGTCTTCGCCGTTCTGAGCTCCGGGACGTCGATGGCTCACTCGCTTTTCGTGGCCGTCCCCCTCTCCGTCTTCGTCCTCGTCGCCGCCCGCCGGTACGGGTGGACGGCCGCTGCCGCCGCGTTCGTCGTCGGCTATCTGCTCCACCTCCCGGGCGACATCCTCTACGGGCCGCTCCTGCTCGGCCGAGACGTCTCGGTCGACGCGCTGCTCTGGCCGTTCGTCCGCCCACCCGAGACCGTGACGCGGTCTGTCGAACTGTTCGGGCGAATCGAGGGGTACGTGACGCTGTATCGGGCCGCAGTCGCGCGGCCGGAGGCGACCGCGTACCTGCTGTTCGAGGCGACGCTGCTCGGCGGGGCCGTCGTCCGCTGGGTCGCCGACGGACGCCCGTTCCCGACGCTTCGTCCCGGCCGCCAGTGA
- a CDS encoding WD40/YVTN/BNR-like repeat-containing protein has protein sequence MRRQTQVAAAAGGSTSPLRLHGTDGTRIDATRGRTLYRAPLRADHTVQSAFRRVGRLPNPRAGVDRLRYALETSRRWKPALGRVVGRFTKTNVFRVDDRTLVATVGTGLFTSHDDGRTWRHRTDLPASASPMGVLPSALCVDGDRIYLGEYPFDDDVTPRILVSTDAGRSWSTAAALPWARHVHAVQRDPYTGDVWVTTGDRDDESRLGRLRDGRVDRVGGGSQRWRAVELAFTPTAVLWGMDCGYATENHLFRLDRAALDGDSDGDPDPTVVHTLADSVYYSAAFTHDDTRWVLFSTAAESGTDSTNPDAETSVTDRARVVVATARSDYTDWHEVATYRRRRAPTESVPPLSALSSNAYVFLAAAGDAGVLVNPFNTVRDDGHVRALTVDHLRTCVS, from the coding sequence ATGCGCCGCCAGACACAGGTCGCGGCGGCAGCCGGCGGCAGTACCTCACCGCTCCGACTGCACGGGACGGACGGGACTCGCATCGACGCGACCCGCGGGCGAACGCTCTACCGGGCACCGCTGCGGGCAGACCACACCGTCCAGTCGGCGTTTCGCCGCGTCGGACGCCTCCCGAACCCCCGGGCGGGGGTCGACCGCCTGCGCTACGCGCTCGAGACGTCGCGGCGGTGGAAACCCGCACTCGGACGCGTCGTCGGCCGGTTCACGAAGACGAACGTCTTCCGCGTCGACGACCGGACCCTCGTCGCCACCGTCGGGACCGGCCTCTTCACGTCGCACGACGACGGCCGGACCTGGCGACACCGCACGGACCTCCCGGCTTCGGCGAGCCCGATGGGTGTCCTCCCGTCGGCGCTGTGTGTCGACGGCGACCGCATCTACCTCGGGGAGTACCCGTTCGACGACGACGTGACTCCCCGTATCCTCGTCTCCACCGACGCCGGCCGCTCGTGGTCCACCGCGGCGGCGCTCCCGTGGGCCAGACACGTCCACGCCGTCCAGCGCGACCCCTACACCGGGGACGTCTGGGTGACGACGGGCGACCGAGACGACGAGAGCCGACTCGGTCGCCTCCGCGACGGGAGGGTCGACCGGGTCGGCGGTGGCTCACAGCGATGGCGGGCCGTCGAACTCGCCTTCACCCCGACGGCGGTCCTCTGGGGGATGGACTGCGGCTACGCCACCGAGAACCACCTCTTCAGGCTAGACCGGGCGGCACTCGACGGAGACAGCGACGGTGACCCCGACCCGACGGTCGTCCACACGCTCGCAGACTCCGTGTACTACAGCGCGGCGTTCACGCACGACGACACCCGCTGGGTCCTCTTCTCGACGGCCGCGGAGTCGGGGACCGACAGCACCAACCCGGACGCGGAGACGTCGGTGACCGACCGGGCGCGGGTCGTCGTGGCGACCGCTCGGAGCGACTACACCGACTGGCACGAGGTGGCGACCTACCGGCGACGACGCGCCCCCACGGAGTCGGTCCCGCCGCTCTCGGCGCTGAGTTCGAACGCGTACGTGTTCCTCGCGGCGGCCGGCGACGCCGGCGTGCTCGTCAACCCGTTCAACACGGTCCGCGACGACGGCCACGTTCGCGCGCTCACCGTCGACCACCTCCGGACGTGCGTCTCGTGA
- a CDS encoding glycosyltransferase family 2 protein gives MLVSVIIPTYGRPDLLSDAIESVRAQTHDPVELVVVDDHSPVPVESELDVAAGDDLRRLRFVRHDENRGANAARNTGIRAAEGDVLAFLDDDDVWKPTFVERVVGAFETVPSEPNVVTTGVESVDGNGELLSVIRPSFGDDPLDDLLAGELAGSFSRFAVRASVVEAAGLPDERFPCWQDWEWQFRLARHGAFHAIPDALVVHRIGDHDQITDDYEARRDVAYPLFLEKHRDHVAERGRWAERRFLALLSRSLGQSALRNGYRGEAVRLLAASLRWNPLAPRTLLFFGFAVAGRSGLETARSVKQGVVRRLH, from the coding sequence ATGCTGGTGAGCGTCATCATCCCGACGTACGGGCGGCCGGACCTGCTCTCGGACGCCATCGAGAGCGTCCGGGCACAGACGCACGACCCGGTCGAACTCGTCGTCGTCGACGACCACTCGCCGGTTCCCGTCGAGTCCGAACTCGACGTCGCCGCCGGCGACGACCTGCGACGGCTCCGATTCGTCCGCCACGACGAGAACCGCGGGGCGAACGCCGCGCGGAACACCGGGATTCGCGCGGCCGAGGGCGACGTGCTCGCCTTCCTCGACGACGACGACGTGTGGAAGCCGACGTTCGTCGAGCGGGTCGTCGGGGCGTTCGAGACGGTCCCGTCGGAACCGAACGTCGTGACGACGGGCGTCGAATCCGTCGACGGGAACGGCGAGCTGTTGAGCGTCATCCGCCCCTCGTTCGGTGACGACCCGCTCGACGACCTGCTCGCGGGGGAGCTGGCGGGGTCGTTCTCGCGGTTCGCCGTGCGGGCGTCGGTCGTCGAGGCGGCCGGCCTCCCCGACGAGCGATTCCCCTGCTGGCAGGACTGGGAGTGGCAGTTCCGGCTCGCCCGACACGGGGCGTTCCACGCCATCCCCGACGCGCTCGTCGTCCATCGAATCGGCGACCACGACCAGATCACCGACGACTACGAGGCGCGACGGGACGTCGCGTACCCGCTCTTCCTCGAGAAACACCGCGACCACGTCGCCGAACGGGGTCGCTGGGCCGAACGGCGGTTCCTCGCGCTGTTGTCGCGGTCGCTCGGACAGAGCGCGCTCCGCAACGGGTACCGCGGTGAGGCGGTCCGGCTCCTGGCTGCCTCGCTCCGGTGGAACCCGCTCGCGCCCCGGACGCTCCTGTTCTTCGGCTTCGCCGTGGCCGGGCGGTCGGGCCTCGAGACGGCCCGCAGCGTCAAGCAGGGCGTCGTCCGGCGACTGCACTGA
- a CDS encoding asparagine synthase-related protein, translating to MPGLFGGTVGPDELRTMADETYAGDVHETARFALDGRALGLTHHGDVDPGGHTVVDEADVLGLVYGALTRVPTDDLPDLVRGVLESPQEVLPRIDGPFLLVVADRTSDRLLVATDKRGTRACYYAEPDASGLVFGSELTALVPFLDDPSLDVRAVADMLSMLCVWGERTLLETVRALRPASYLWYDGSEVSVESYWTPTFGERTDDGYVPDLVDTYTEAIEATLDTVEGAPGLWLSGGLDSRTMAAGMCKARDDLVTYTYRRPMGYDSAHFATDRTLAERVATALSVPNEPLEITPESLHERLDELVRLTDGMVAWRPLANVSAVFELDPSAVDAVFEASDPLIGAHVTQDALSGVSHPADALHEMHARHPDGLVKALLTPEVEPKDTFFEEAVRCRRETRAETILHATNTNYYFKNHYLGNKVARARVGTRMPLTTERVLRVMNQVPRSGRRRRVPFTAALGTPVLSVPAPMKLQLLRALDTDLSKIKYEATQLPPTAPHALHTAAFLCKETIDRVGTQPTGTRWLQSDETLRRYVDDLLLGAADRDLFDASTIHRLRHEQFHEGTDRTPIISAITTVELFVRMVLDD from the coding sequence ATGCCAGGGCTGTTCGGCGGGACCGTCGGTCCCGATGAACTACGCACGATGGCCGACGAGACCTACGCGGGCGACGTCCACGAGACGGCGCGGTTCGCCCTCGATGGGCGCGCGCTCGGCCTCACCCACCACGGCGACGTCGACCCCGGCGGACACACGGTCGTCGACGAGGCCGACGTGCTCGGCCTCGTGTACGGGGCACTCACGCGGGTCCCGACGGACGACCTCCCCGACCTCGTCCGCGGCGTCCTCGAGTCGCCACAGGAGGTCCTGCCTCGCATCGACGGCCCGTTCTTGCTGGTCGTCGCAGACAGGACGTCGGACCGCCTCCTCGTCGCGACGGACAAGCGCGGCACGCGGGCGTGTTACTACGCCGAACCGGACGCGTCCGGGCTGGTCTTCGGCTCCGAACTGACCGCGCTCGTCCCGTTTCTCGACGATCCCTCGCTCGACGTCCGGGCCGTCGCCGACATGCTCTCGATGCTGTGCGTGTGGGGCGAACGGACACTCCTCGAGACGGTCCGAGCGCTCCGCCCGGCGAGCTACCTGTGGTACGACGGGAGCGAGGTCTCCGTCGAGTCGTACTGGACACCGACGTTCGGTGAGCGCACGGACGACGGCTACGTTCCCGACCTCGTCGACACCTACACCGAGGCCATCGAGGCGACGCTCGACACCGTCGAGGGTGCGCCCGGGCTCTGGCTGTCCGGCGGGTTGGACAGCAGAACCATGGCCGCCGGGATGTGCAAGGCACGAGACGACCTCGTCACCTACACGTACCGCCGCCCGATGGGGTACGACTCGGCTCACTTCGCGACGGACCGGACCCTCGCCGAACGGGTCGCCACCGCGTTGTCCGTCCCGAACGAACCGCTCGAGATCACCCCCGAGTCGCTCCATGAGCGGCTGGACGAGCTGGTCCGACTCACCGACGGGATGGTCGCCTGGCGGCCCCTCGCGAACGTCTCGGCCGTCTTCGAACTCGACCCGTCGGCCGTCGACGCCGTGTTCGAGGCCTCGGACCCGCTCATCGGCGCACACGTCACGCAGGACGCACTCTCGGGCGTGAGCCACCCGGCGGACGCACTCCACGAGATGCACGCCCGCCACCCCGACGGGCTGGTGAAGGCGCTTCTCACCCCCGAGGTGGAGCCGAAAGACACCTTCTTCGAGGAGGCGGTGCGGTGCCGCCGCGAGACGCGGGCGGAGACCATCCTCCACGCGACCAACACGAACTACTACTTCAAGAACCACTACCTCGGCAACAAGGTCGCCCGCGCCCGTGTCGGCACGCGGATGCCGCTCACCACCGAGCGGGTGCTCCGAGTGATGAACCAGGTCCCGCGGTCGGGTCGCCGTCGACGGGTGCCGTTCACGGCCGCGCTCGGAACCCCGGTCCTGTCGGTGCCGGCTCCGATGAAGCTCCAACTGCTCCGGGCACTCGACACCGACCTCTCGAAGATCAAGTACGAGGCGACGCAGTTGCCGCCGACGGCACCCCACGCGCTCCACACGGCGGCGTTCCTCTGCAAGGAGACGATCGACCGGGTCGGGACCCAGCCCACCGGGACCCGGTGGCTTCAGTCGGACGAGACGCTCCGCCGCTACGTCGACGACCTCCTCCTCGGCGCGGCCGACCGCGACCTGTTCGACGCGAGCACCATCCATCGCCTGCGGCACGAACAGTTCCACGAAGGCACCGACCGCACGCCGATTATCTCCGCCATCACGACCGTCGAACTGTTCGTCCGGATGGTGCTCGACGACTGA
- a CDS encoding sulfatase: MGTKPDVLFVVLDSMRRDRVSAYDHHRRTTPELESLATEATRFENAYTPAPWTLPSHCSMFTGLTPSEHGVTNGFTDRSIGLPGSLQTTAETLRERGYRTAGFSNNPWVGQLSGLSRGFNSFVEWDLEVSRDDETTSNRLRDALYSRGHTLLGYASRQPLALLKRPFFTSTLVDRASRWLTQQAARPEPSFAFLNLMEAHSPYYPPSSAFRRLDLDPPNFLESRLLNTNLLAYTMRRTDLSEAQRARTLEFYDACLRYQDRQLGVLFDALREAGTYDDTLIVVCSDHGKTLGDFDRDAGLTHYMRSINTNVPLFVKWPGQEEAGRVTAPTELTAIHDVISHPDVDETAALTDDEPALTEDFIPHTGKTSAETTRWRAVSGESHRYLRNTAGEEYVLGGRGPDEHVVSPEEEVTRTLREQFEARVSTLAPPPTDEAETPSSLGRSVEGQLEDLGYL; the protein is encoded by the coding sequence ATGGGAACGAAACCGGACGTCCTGTTCGTCGTCCTCGACTCCATGCGGCGCGACCGGGTCTCCGCGTACGACCACCACCGACGGACGACACCCGAACTCGAGTCGCTCGCGACGGAGGCGACGCGGTTCGAGAACGCGTACACTCCCGCGCCGTGGACGCTCCCCTCTCACTGCTCGATGTTCACCGGCCTCACCCCGTCCGAACACGGGGTCACGAACGGGTTCACCGACCGGTCGATCGGACTGCCGGGGTCGCTGCAGACCACCGCGGAGACGCTGCGAGAGCGTGGCTACCGGACTGCCGGGTTCTCGAACAACCCCTGGGTCGGCCAGCTCTCGGGGCTGTCGCGCGGCTTCAACTCGTTCGTCGAGTGGGACCTCGAGGTGAGTCGCGACGACGAGACGACGTCCAACAGGCTTCGTGACGCGCTGTACTCGCGGGGGCACACACTCCTCGGTTACGCCTCGCGCCAGCCGCTCGCCCTGCTCAAACGCCCGTTCTTCACCAGCACCCTCGTCGACCGAGCGTCGCGCTGGCTGACCCAGCAGGCGGCCCGGCCGGAGCCGAGCTTCGCCTTTCTGAACCTGATGGAGGCACACAGCCCGTACTATCCGCCGAGTTCGGCCTTCCGTCGGCTCGACCTCGACCCGCCCAACTTCCTCGAATCACGGCTGCTCAACACGAACCTGCTGGCGTACACGATGCGGCGGACCGACCTGAGCGAGGCCCAGCGGGCCCGCACGCTCGAGTTCTACGACGCCTGCCTCCGGTATCAGGACCGACAGCTCGGCGTGCTCTTCGACGCGCTCCGGGAGGCGGGGACCTACGACGACACGCTGATCGTCGTCTGTTCGGACCACGGCAAGACCCTCGGCGACTTCGACCGCGACGCGGGTCTCACCCACTACATGCGAAGCATCAACACCAACGTCCCGCTGTTCGTGAAGTGGCCGGGGCAGGAGGAGGCCGGCCGCGTGACGGCGCCCACCGAACTCACCGCGATTCACGACGTCATCTCGCACCCCGACGTCGACGAGACGGCGGCGCTGACGGACGACGAGCCGGCGCTCACAGAGGACTTCATCCCCCACACGGGTAAGACGAGCGCGGAGACGACTCGCTGGCGGGCCGTGAGCGGTGAGTCACACCGATACCTCCGGAACACCGCCGGCGAGGAGTACGTCCTCGGGGGCCGCGGCCCCGACGAACACGTCGTCTCGCCGGAGGAGGAGGTGACGCGGACCCTCCGGGAACAGTTCGAAGCGCGGGTGTCGACGCTCGCCCCCCCGCCGACGGACGAGGCCGAGACGCCGTCCTCGCTCGGCCGAAGTGTCGAGGGCCAACTCGAAGACCTCGGATACCTCTAG
- a CDS encoding right-handed parallel beta-helix repeat-containing protein has protein sequence MKRRTFLRAAAGTTAAGLFAGCGGRKAGDVSAATGTETPASQSTETPSPTAVDEPVVPEEAFERTLDAVADLGMDPDGEEPIDGALEAALEPKTLIEFPPGQYLATKSHVLFEVDTFGMRGLGESRRDVEFVFPEGNEGSEDPGDYLMFNIRDGENVLLDNFTVQQTQDMVTGVGMVVALRDGLSITNVEWAGFNPAEEHDPGSCLRVRITETDGLGVIDGFHCRGGGIVKKYPARKGGIYLGSAHRGEIRLLNSDIRNMGSSAMYFTQHRGCARIENCYFENNDNTNIRIDGGSHPEKQSWVKNCQVFLDTENAARVPEGEQYLKTRAILCESGGENRSFGGNNGVLFDDVDVHVQSMPVNSTAAAIVAVRDNHGSATFRHLQVFTRADGVAPFVAEQADERLAKEPYDLTLEDVNVVGPADVEHAITVTGRDESVVRDSYLHLYDHDQNGIHLQECNGCEISDTLVNVPGEPVVLTRSNPTSVDVQTGGE, from the coding sequence ATGAAGCGACGGACGTTCCTGCGCGCGGCGGCGGGTACCACCGCTGCCGGCCTGTTCGCCGGGTGCGGCGGCCGAAAGGCGGGGGACGTGTCGGCCGCGACGGGCACCGAGACGCCGGCGAGCCAGTCGACCGAGACACCGTCGCCGACGGCTGTCGACGAGCCGGTCGTCCCGGAGGAGGCGTTCGAGCGGACGCTCGATGCGGTGGCGGACCTCGGGATGGACCCGGACGGCGAGGAACCCATCGACGGCGCGCTCGAGGCCGCGCTCGAGCCGAAGACGCTTATCGAGTTCCCCCCGGGGCAGTATCTGGCGACGAAGTCGCACGTCCTGTTCGAGGTCGACACGTTCGGGATGCGCGGGCTGGGCGAGAGCCGACGCGACGTCGAGTTCGTCTTCCCCGAGGGCAACGAGGGGTCGGAGGACCCCGGCGACTACCTGATGTTCAACATCCGGGACGGCGAGAACGTCTTGCTGGACAACTTCACCGTCCAGCAGACACAGGACATGGTCACCGGTGTCGGGATGGTCGTCGCCCTCCGGGACGGCCTCTCGATCACCAACGTCGAGTGGGCCGGCTTCAACCCGGCCGAGGAACACGACCCCGGGAGCTGTCTCCGGGTTCGAATCACCGAGACCGACGGCCTCGGCGTCATCGACGGCTTCCACTGCCGCGGGGGCGGCATCGTAAAGAAGTACCCCGCGCGGAAAGGGGGGATCTACCTCGGGAGCGCCCACCGCGGCGAGATTCGCCTCCTCAACTCCGACATCCGGAACATGGGCTCGTCGGCGATGTACTTCACCCAGCACCGTGGCTGTGCGCGCATCGAGAACTGCTACTTCGAGAACAACGACAACACGAACATCCGCATCGACGGCGGCAGCCACCCCGAGAAGCAGAGTTGGGTCAAGAACTGCCAGGTCTTCCTCGACACGGAGAACGCGGCACGGGTGCCGGAGGGCGAACAGTATCTGAAGACGCGGGCCATCCTGTGTGAGTCCGGGGGCGAGAATCGCTCGTTCGGGGGCAACAACGGCGTCCTGTTCGACGACGTCGACGTTCACGTCCAGTCGATGCCGGTCAACTCCACCGCCGCGGCCATCGTGGCCGTCCGCGACAACCACGGCTCTGCGACGTTCAGACACCTCCAGGTGTTCACCAGGGCCGACGGCGTCGCCCCGTTCGTGGCCGAACAGGCCGACGAACGGCTGGCGAAGGAGCCGTACGACCTCACGCTCGAGGACGTCAACGTCGTGGGACCGGCCGACGTCGAGCACGCCATCACGGTCACCGGCCGGGACGAGTCCGTGGTACGGGACAGCTACCTCCACCTGTACGACCACGACCAGAACGGCATCCACCTGCAGGAGTGTAACGGCTGTGAGATTTCGGACACCCTGGTGAACGTCCCCGGCGAGCCCGTCGTGTTGACCCGGTCGAACCCGACGTCGGTCGACGTGCAGACGGGTGGCGAGTGA
- a CDS encoding glycosyltransferase, which translates to MSTNPTPTGEADEADEADETAVLAVTGFTRNPDKFTRHVGPLVDLVSHLSVVSRMRYERLPGVTYRYVPRVGHKLVELLVQFVYAAWLARRDEYDLVVSFSMVPYGLFALAVGRLSGTPVHLGVMGSDIDVHAERWYGPLTIRLFRAFDVVSVPGEVYRGRLIQMGVDEGRAVVLVNPVDVDEYEPAPTETPTEYDYIWVGRFSAEKQPLAFVRALAALDEERSFEAVMLGDGPLEAEVDAALEAAGIADRVDRPGWVDDPVEYYQSSSTFVLTSSRDALPLTLVEAMACGLPCVAPRVGAIPEVVDQTRAGRVLADADGEALAAALAALSADADGHARLAANATSIRERYSYDGARRDWQTVVRTADGGQA; encoded by the coding sequence ATGAGCACCAACCCGACACCGACCGGCGAGGCCGACGAGGCCGACGAGGCCGACGAGACGGCCGTCCTGGCAGTGACGGGCTTCACCCGCAACCCCGACAAGTTCACACGGCACGTCGGCCCGCTCGTCGACCTCGTCTCGCACCTCTCGGTCGTCTCGCGGATGCGGTACGAGCGGCTCCCGGGCGTCACCTACCGGTACGTGCCGCGGGTCGGTCACAAACTGGTCGAACTCCTCGTCCAGTTCGTGTATGCCGCCTGGCTCGCGCGACGCGACGAGTACGACCTCGTCGTCTCCTTCTCGATGGTGCCCTACGGCCTGTTCGCCCTCGCGGTCGGTCGCCTCTCGGGGACGCCGGTCCATCTCGGCGTGATGGGCTCGGACATCGACGTCCACGCCGAGCGATGGTACGGCCCGCTCACGATTCGGCTGTTCCGAGCGTTCGACGTCGTCTCGGTGCCCGGTGAGGTGTATCGCGGCCGACTGATCCAGATGGGCGTCGACGAGGGTCGCGCGGTCGTTCTCGTGAACCCGGTCGACGTCGACGAGTACGAGCCCGCACCGACCGAGACCCCAACCGAGTACGACTACATCTGGGTCGGCCGGTTCAGTGCGGAGAAACAGCCGCTCGCGTTCGTCAGGGCGCTCGCCGCACTCGACGAGGAGCGGTCGTTCGAGGCGGTGATGCTCGGTGACGGCCCGCTCGAAGCGGAGGTCGACGCTGCCCTCGAGGCGGCCGGGATCGCCGACCGGGTCGACCGCCCGGGCTGGGTCGACGACCCCGTCGAGTACTACCAGTCGTCGTCGACGTTCGTCCTGACGTCCAGTCGCGACGCGCTCCCGCTCACGCTGGTCGAAGCGATGGCCTGTGGCCTGCCCTGTGTCGCACCACGCGTCGGTGCGATTCCCGAGGTGGTCGACCAGACCCGCGCCGGACGCGTCCTCGCCGACGCGGACGGCGAGGCGCTCGCCGCGGCGCTCGCGGCGCTGTCGGCCGACGCGGACGGACACGCCCGCCTGGCCGCGAACGCGACGTCGATCAGAGAGCGGTACTCGTACGACGGCGCGCGCCGGGACTGGCAGACCGTCGTCCGGACCGCCGACGGAGGCCAGGCATGA